The following coding sequences are from one Myxococcus guangdongensis window:
- a CDS encoding TAXI family TRAP transporter solute-binding subunit, with protein MTADSLKQHLRRTLRRDLWLTLTPALLLIGVAFAAAFHFIKPAPPKTLVLAMSQDEGGFRYYARKYQDFLAKHDVKLELRSTKGSIENVALLADESSGVDVAFVQSGTVPGESAGNVVSLGSLSYVPVWVFYRGEPLEDVRQLKGRKVAVGPEGSGTRALAVTLLKANGIDEAPTELLPLERDAAIEQLKQGQVDAIFLISPAESPAIHRLAAVPGIRLLSFTRGSAYARRFPYLSRLVLPRGVFNLASDIPAEDVVVIAPTANLVARDSLHPALAYLLMRAASEVHGNAGLLDGASEFPAPRETGFPLSDEAKRYYEAGVPLLQRYLPFWAANLVDRLWVMLVPIIAVVVPLFRAVPAVYQWRMRSRIVRWYARLKEIEIQLDENPGREMLEDMLKRLEEAEREVNRIPMPLAYAENLYFFREHIEVVRRRLIRRISGGREGADAHAHSASA; from the coding sequence ATGACGGCGGACTCCCTCAAGCAGCACCTCCGGCGCACGCTCCGGCGGGATTTGTGGCTGACGCTCACTCCCGCGCTGCTCCTCATCGGCGTCGCCTTCGCCGCCGCGTTCCACTTCATCAAGCCCGCGCCGCCCAAGACGCTGGTGCTGGCCATGTCCCAGGACGAGGGCGGCTTCCGCTACTACGCCCGGAAGTACCAGGACTTCCTCGCCAAGCACGACGTCAAGCTGGAGCTGCGCTCGACGAAGGGCTCCATCGAGAACGTGGCGCTGCTGGCGGACGAGTCCTCGGGCGTCGACGTGGCGTTCGTGCAGAGCGGCACGGTGCCGGGTGAGTCCGCGGGGAACGTGGTGTCGTTGGGCAGTCTGTCCTACGTGCCCGTGTGGGTCTTCTACCGGGGCGAGCCGTTGGAGGACGTGCGCCAGCTCAAGGGGCGCAAGGTGGCGGTGGGGCCCGAGGGCAGCGGCACGCGCGCGCTCGCCGTCACGCTCTTGAAGGCCAATGGCATCGACGAGGCGCCCACGGAGCTGTTGCCGCTGGAGCGCGACGCGGCCATCGAGCAGCTCAAGCAGGGGCAGGTGGATGCCATCTTCCTCATCTCTCCGGCGGAGTCGCCCGCCATCCACCGGCTGGCGGCGGTGCCGGGCATCCGGCTCTTGAGCTTCACGCGGGGCTCGGCGTACGCGCGGCGCTTCCCCTATCTGTCGCGGCTGGTGCTTCCCCGGGGCGTGTTCAACCTGGCCTCGGACATCCCGGCCGAGGACGTGGTGGTGATTGCGCCCACGGCGAACCTGGTGGCGCGCGACTCGCTGCACCCGGCGCTGGCGTATCTGTTGATGCGCGCGGCGAGCGAGGTCCACGGCAACGCGGGCCTGCTCGACGGCGCGTCGGAGTTCCCCGCGCCGCGGGAGACGGGCTTCCCGCTCAGCGACGAGGCGAAGCGCTATTACGAGGCGGGTGTCCCCCTCCTGCAGCGCTACCTGCCGTTCTGGGCCGCCAACCTGGTGGACCGGCTGTGGGTGATGCTGGTGCCCATCATCGCGGTGGTGGTGCCGCTGTTCCGGGCGGTGCCCGCGGTGTACCAGTGGCGCATGCGCTCGCGCATCGTCCGTTGGTATGCGCGCTTGAAGGAGATTGAAATCCAGCTCGACGAGAACCCCGGGCGGGAGATGCTCGAGGACATGCTCAAGCGGCTGGAGGAGGCGGAGCGGGAGGTCAATCGCATCCCCATGCCGCTGGCGTACGCGGAGAACCTCTACTTCTTCCGGGAGCACATCGAGGTGGTGCGCCGTCGGCTCATCCGCCGGATCTCCGGTGGGCGAGAAGGGGCGGACGCCCACGCGCACTCGGCCAGCGCGTAG
- a CDS encoding RNA polymerase sigma factor, translating into MKTLNETTSTRFWELWRQHQPRLLARSVRQLGGNHADAEDALGAAMLRAAEAWPRESPHLRNPEAWLARILHNTCVDQHRARARRADDLTDDTCPEAIMDVIHAPSPEHLLLEREQARLLWRHVARLPEPLRQACVLRFERELDGRSMAVQLGLTHVNTRRRLMRACQVLRVALTASADRSTQREPAPRAPTARARLEPTTRWPSARGRPPLLAHRRSGG; encoded by the coding sequence GTGAAGACTCTCAACGAAACGACGTCGACCCGCTTCTGGGAGCTGTGGCGGCAGCACCAACCGAGGCTCCTCGCCAGGAGCGTGCGCCAGCTCGGAGGCAACCACGCCGACGCGGAGGACGCGCTGGGCGCCGCGATGCTCCGGGCCGCGGAGGCCTGGCCCCGCGAGTCCCCTCACCTGCGAAACCCCGAGGCGTGGCTGGCCCGCATCCTCCACAACACCTGCGTGGACCAGCACCGCGCACGGGCCCGGCGCGCGGACGACCTCACCGACGACACGTGCCCCGAGGCCATCATGGACGTCATCCACGCCCCCTCCCCCGAACACCTCCTGCTCGAGCGCGAGCAGGCCCGGCTCCTGTGGCGCCACGTCGCCCGCCTCCCCGAGCCGCTGCGACAGGCCTGCGTGCTGCGCTTCGAGCGGGAGCTGGACGGGCGCAGCATGGCCGTGCAGCTCGGCCTCACCCACGTCAACACGCGGCGGCGCCTGATGCGCGCCTGTCAGGTGTTGCGCGTGGCCTTGACGGCAAGCGCCGACCGAAGCACGCAGCGGGAGCCAGCCCCCCGGGCCCCCACGGCGCGCGCGCGGCTCGAACCGACTACGCGCTGGCCGAGTGCGCGTGGGCGTCCGCCCCTTCTCGCCCACCGGAGATCCGGCGGATGA
- a CDS encoding sigma 54-interacting transcriptional regulator: MSQRILDDVSTASPPRRGGDSQSAPLAPALTLVSHPLASRVGERYVMEALLAGREVALSRNEPLFTRVGEGVGRPLADPFLSRRPLRFLPRPEGGLRLEVDVGGTSVVVGGVPGGAWDFRPQVLEAGVTLELGGRVVLLLHRVALDAERSADTLGMVGQSLALGRVRTRVRQVADLEVPVLVRGETGSGKELVARALHQRSPRRRGPFISVNVGTLARELAASELFGAQRGAYTGASQSREGFFRAAHGGTLFLDEVGEAPPEVQVALLRVLETGEVFPVGSHTPVVTDVRLVAATDAPLEELIEQGRFRAPLLHRLSGYTLQMPALRERREDIALLFHHFARQELEALGEAWRLEPEDPYAEPWLPASLATRLLDFDWPGNVRQLRNVVRQLVISSRGQARLQVDASLEAELGSGRREEPVALTRRKPAEVSERELLEVLRECSWDLKGTAERLGITRASLYNLVDRSPHIRTVKDVSAEEIARCFHECSGDLDAMVRRLEVSRRALQRRVRELGLGPAE, encoded by the coding sequence ATGTCGCAGCGAATCCTCGACGATGTCTCCACCGCCAGCCCCCCTCGGCGTGGCGGTGACTCCCAGTCCGCGCCCCTCGCGCCAGCGCTGACGCTGGTCTCCCATCCGCTCGCGTCGAGGGTGGGGGAGCGCTACGTGATGGAGGCCCTGCTCGCGGGGCGCGAGGTGGCCCTGTCGCGCAACGAGCCGCTCTTCACGCGCGTGGGGGAGGGCGTGGGGCGACCGCTGGCGGACCCGTTCCTGAGCCGACGTCCGCTGCGTTTCCTGCCGCGTCCGGAGGGCGGACTCCGGCTGGAGGTGGACGTGGGGGGCACTTCCGTGGTGGTCGGAGGTGTGCCCGGTGGTGCGTGGGATTTCCGGCCGCAGGTGCTCGAGGCGGGGGTGACGCTGGAGCTGGGCGGGCGTGTGGTGCTGCTGCTGCACCGCGTGGCGCTGGACGCGGAGCGCTCCGCGGACACCCTGGGCATGGTGGGGCAGAGCCTGGCTTTGGGCCGCGTGCGCACCCGCGTGCGGCAGGTGGCGGACCTGGAGGTGCCGGTGCTCGTGCGAGGGGAGACGGGCTCGGGGAAGGAGCTGGTCGCCCGGGCGCTCCATCAGCGGAGTCCTCGGCGCAGGGGGCCCTTCATCAGCGTCAACGTGGGCACGCTGGCTCGCGAACTGGCGGCCTCGGAGCTGTTCGGCGCGCAGCGCGGGGCCTACACGGGCGCGTCGCAGAGTCGCGAGGGGTTCTTCCGCGCGGCCCATGGCGGCACGCTCTTCCTGGACGAGGTGGGTGAGGCTCCGCCGGAGGTGCAGGTGGCGCTCTTGCGCGTGCTGGAGACGGGGGAGGTGTTCCCGGTGGGCTCACATACGCCCGTCGTCACGGACGTGCGGCTGGTGGCCGCGACGGACGCGCCCTTGGAGGAGCTCATCGAGCAGGGGCGGTTTCGCGCACCGCTGTTGCATCGGCTCTCCGGTTACACCCTTCAGATGCCCGCGCTGCGGGAGCGGCGTGAGGACATCGCGCTGCTCTTCCATCACTTCGCGCGACAGGAGCTGGAGGCGCTGGGCGAGGCGTGGCGGCTGGAGCCCGAGGACCCCTACGCGGAGCCGTGGTTGCCCGCGTCGCTGGCGACGCGTCTGTTGGACTTCGACTGGCCCGGCAACGTGCGCCAGCTTCGCAACGTGGTCCGGCAGCTGGTCATCAGCAGTCGGGGGCAGGCTCGGCTCCAGGTGGATGCGTCCCTGGAGGCGGAGCTGGGCTCCGGCAGGCGCGAGGAGCCCGTGGCGCTGACGCGTCGCAAGCCGGCGGAGGTGTCGGAGCGGGAGCTGCTGGAGGTGCTGCGAGAGTGCTCGTGGGACTTGAAGGGCACGGCGGAGCGGCTCGGCATCACCCGGGCGTCGCTCTACAACCTGGTGGACCGCAGTCCGCACATCCGCACGGTGAAGGACGTGAGCGCGGAGGAGATAGCGCGCTGCTTCCACGAGTGTTCGGGAGATCTGGACGCGATGGTGCGCCGGCTGGAGGTCTCCCGGCGCGCGCTCCAACGGCGGGTCCGTGAGCTGGGGCTCGGGCCCGCCGAGTGA
- a CDS encoding protein kinase domain-containing protein: protein MREDDEAELRAVLLEGLLADEEVEALRAAVERERRGPLELLHARGRLSEATLASLRSASRAALEGALVGPPTVQVGAPRPLEPEAPEAEPAFPVPGWERYAPIRFLGQGGMGRVFLVQDLVLRRHVALKFVKDDEPGRVRHFVAEAQAQARVEHERVCKVYEVGQVQGRAYIAMQYVDGQPLHELAGRLSVEQKALLLAQAAEGVHAAHRAGLIHRDLKPSNILVERTADGQWKPYVMDFGLARAPGEGVTATGSILGTPHYMAPEQARGEVSRLDRRVDVYALGATLYALLVGQPPVPGSNALEVLSRIPTEEPRPPRALSPEVPADLEAIVLKCLEKERGARYDSARALGEDLRRFLDGAPVLARSTGTGYRLARLARRHWRGLTLAAVVGMVVLLAGVQAVLARREADVREHLARRFSELAEHVEARARYTALARLHDTREERRTLETRLEDIAREMRAGGEHALGPGHEALGRGWLAMGEPGRAKDALEAAWRHGTRTPRVACALALALGQLYQEQLRASEHLPALERQGRRKELVAQYREPALEWLRKGGDVDLPPAEYVAALLAYHEERYEDALERLDALGERLPWFFEAPLLRGDVLVARATSHWDAGRRESAQEDLDAARRAHARAASLAESLPEAHLALAGVEQVALRMGMYGQGDVTPHLERALEALERGLTASPRHVPSLVRKALLHRRLAEYRGRQGGDARAPLEAALKAARAALEVEPNRSEARQALGLVLWQEARLRQARSEDPRALLRQSIEAFEGVAPRERGYDYHANLGLIFKVWADHEDAVGEDSLGNRQRAIEAYRTAIDIDESLPDAWINLGSAWFKRASNPRSTTAEEDLERAREALEKARSLNPRNLVSHFYEAQVHALRAARSRDSGGDARSALDAALGSYRSALALNTEVPQLHGGVGLVHLERARDAWQRGASPFPAVDEAREAFVRARALAPKQGLTYSNLSEALAARAAYRLELGEDPREDAQAAKREAQAALALQPELSTAWANLGHAELLLATYAWERGTGVGHAREAAARDAARRNPSDDLEVNRSPEAAARDAAQRNPSDDLEVNRSPAAAARDAARRSPRAALAVVLTLEAAERALREAVTRNPRDEEALRYVAKARRLNALTWQGTRGPRVVTAALPPEQEAAFTEAAQAHEAMLALSARPHDDRLALARLLMDHALARHLAEVSPGDALERGLAHASTVLKTRPDDLEARALHAALELLRARAYPTQLPLEQEQAREALERALVARPRLGRTWAPLLTASPR from the coding sequence ATGCGCGAGGACGACGAGGCGGAGCTGCGAGCGGTGCTCCTCGAGGGCCTGCTGGCCGACGAGGAGGTGGAGGCCCTGCGGGCGGCCGTCGAGCGCGAGCGGCGAGGCCCCCTGGAGCTCCTCCACGCCCGGGGGCGACTGTCCGAGGCCACCCTCGCCTCCCTCCGGAGCGCGTCCCGGGCGGCCCTGGAGGGAGCGCTCGTGGGCCCGCCCACGGTCCAAGTCGGAGCGCCCCGCCCGCTGGAGCCCGAGGCCCCCGAGGCCGAGCCCGCCTTCCCGGTCCCTGGGTGGGAGCGCTACGCGCCCATCCGCTTCCTGGGCCAGGGCGGCATGGGGCGCGTCTTCCTGGTCCAGGACCTGGTGCTGCGGCGGCACGTGGCGCTCAAGTTCGTGAAGGACGACGAGCCCGGGCGCGTGAGGCACTTCGTGGCGGAGGCGCAGGCCCAGGCGCGCGTGGAGCACGAGCGCGTGTGCAAGGTCTACGAGGTGGGCCAGGTCCAGGGGCGCGCTTACATCGCGATGCAGTACGTGGACGGGCAGCCGCTCCACGAGCTCGCGGGGCGGCTCTCCGTCGAGCAGAAGGCGCTGCTGCTGGCGCAGGCCGCCGAGGGCGTGCACGCGGCCCACCGTGCCGGCCTCATCCACCGCGACCTCAAGCCCTCCAACATCCTGGTGGAGCGCACGGCCGACGGACAGTGGAAGCCCTACGTCATGGACTTCGGGCTGGCGCGGGCGCCGGGCGAAGGTGTCACCGCCACCGGGTCCATCCTGGGCACGCCGCACTACATGGCGCCCGAGCAGGCGCGCGGCGAGGTGAGCCGGCTGGACCGGCGCGTGGATGTGTACGCGTTGGGCGCCACGCTCTACGCGCTCCTGGTGGGGCAACCTCCGGTGCCGGGGAGCAACGCGCTGGAGGTGCTCAGCCGCATCCCCACGGAGGAGCCCCGGCCTCCGCGCGCGCTCTCGCCCGAGGTGCCCGCGGACCTGGAGGCCATCGTCCTCAAGTGCCTGGAGAAGGAGCGCGGTGCCCGGTACGACTCGGCGCGGGCGCTGGGGGAGGACCTGCGGCGCTTCCTCGATGGGGCGCCGGTGCTCGCGCGCTCGACGGGGACGGGGTACCGGCTGGCGCGGCTGGCGCGCAGGCACTGGCGGGGGCTGACGCTGGCGGCGGTGGTGGGGATGGTGGTGCTGCTCGCGGGTGTGCAGGCGGTGCTCGCCCGTCGCGAGGCGGACGTGCGCGAGCACCTGGCGCGGCGCTTCTCCGAGCTCGCCGAGCACGTGGAGGCCCGCGCCCGGTACACCGCCCTGGCGCGGCTGCACGACACGCGGGAGGAGCGGCGCACGCTGGAGACGCGCCTGGAGGACATCGCCCGCGAGATGCGCGCGGGAGGCGAGCACGCGCTGGGGCCGGGCCACGAGGCGCTGGGGCGGGGCTGGTTGGCGATGGGGGAGCCTGGGCGCGCGAAGGACGCGCTGGAGGCCGCGTGGCGCCACGGGACGCGGACGCCGCGTGTCGCGTGCGCGCTGGCGCTCGCGTTGGGGCAGCTCTACCAGGAGCAGCTGCGCGCGTCCGAGCACCTGCCCGCGCTGGAGCGACAGGGGCGACGCAAGGAGCTGGTGGCGCAGTACCGGGAGCCGGCGCTGGAGTGGTTGAGGAAGGGCGGCGACGTGGACCTGCCCCCGGCCGAGTACGTCGCGGCGCTGCTCGCGTACCACGAGGAGCGTTACGAGGACGCGCTCGAGCGGCTGGACGCGTTGGGTGAGCGGCTGCCCTGGTTCTTCGAGGCGCCGCTGCTGCGGGGGGATGTGCTGGTGGCGCGCGCCACGAGCCATTGGGATGCGGGTCGTCGCGAGTCCGCGCAGGAGGACCTGGACGCGGCGCGACGGGCGCATGCGCGGGCCGCGTCGCTCGCGGAGAGTCTGCCGGAGGCGCACCTGGCGCTCGCGGGCGTGGAGCAGGTGGCGCTGCGCATGGGGATGTATGGCCAGGGGGACGTGACGCCCCATCTGGAGCGGGCGTTGGAGGCGCTGGAGCGGGGGCTCACCGCCTCGCCTCGGCACGTGCCCTCGCTGGTCCGCAAGGCCCTGCTGCATCGCAGGCTCGCGGAGTATCGCGGCAGGCAGGGTGGGGATGCGCGGGCGCCACTGGAGGCCGCGCTGAAGGCGGCGCGCGCGGCGCTCGAGGTGGAGCCGAATCGCAGCGAGGCGCGGCAGGCGCTCGGGTTGGTGCTCTGGCAGGAGGCGCGGCTGCGGCAGGCGCGCAGCGAGGACCCTCGCGCGCTGCTGCGTCAGTCCATCGAGGCGTTCGAAGGGGTGGCGCCGCGGGAGCGCGGCTACGACTATCACGCCAACCTGGGGCTCATCTTCAAGGTCTGGGCGGACCACGAGGATGCGGTGGGCGAGGACTCGCTCGGCAACCGGCAGCGCGCCATCGAGGCGTACCGCACCGCCATCGACATCGACGAGTCATTGCCGGACGCGTGGATCAACCTGGGCAGTGCCTGGTTCAAGCGCGCGTCGAATCCGCGCAGCACCACGGCGGAGGAGGATTTGGAGCGCGCGCGGGAGGCGCTGGAGAAGGCGCGGAGCCTCAACCCGCGCAACCTGGTCAGCCACTTCTACGAGGCGCAGGTGCACGCGCTCCGGGCGGCGCGCTCGCGTGACTCGGGAGGAGATGCACGGTCCGCGCTGGACGCGGCGCTCGGTTCGTATCGAAGCGCGCTCGCGCTCAACACCGAGGTGCCGCAGCTCCACGGTGGCGTGGGACTGGTGCACCTGGAGCGTGCGCGCGATGCGTGGCAGCGAGGAGCGTCCCCCTTCCCCGCCGTCGACGAGGCCCGTGAGGCCTTCGTCCGGGCTCGCGCGCTCGCGCCGAAACAAGGGCTGACGTACAGCAACCTGTCGGAGGCGCTGGCGGCGCGCGCGGCGTATCGGCTGGAGCTCGGGGAGGACCCGCGCGAGGACGCCCAGGCCGCGAAGCGCGAGGCCCAGGCGGCGCTCGCGCTCCAGCCGGAGCTGTCGACGGCTTGGGCCAACCTGGGCCACGCGGAGCTGCTGCTCGCGACGTACGCATGGGAGCGCGGGACGGGTGTCGGCCACGCACGCGAGGCTGCCGCGCGCGACGCGGCACGACGCAATCCGAGCGATGACCTCGAGGTGAATCGCTCACCCGAGGCTGCCGCGCGCGACGCGGCACAACGCAATCCGAGCGATGACCTCGAGGTGAATCGCTCACCCGCGGCTGCCGCGCGCGACGCGGCACGGCGCAGTCCGCGGGCTGCGCTTGCGGTGGTCCTCACGCTCGAGGCCGCCGAACGTGCGCTGCGCGAAGCGGTGACGCGCAACCCCCGGGATGAGGAGGCCCTGCGCTATGTGGCGAAGGCACGACGCCTGAATGCGCTCACATGGCAAGGGACACGAGGCCCCCGTGTCGTCACCGCGGCCCTCCCGCCGGAGCAAGAGGCCGCCTTCACCGAGGCGGCGCAGGCTCACGAAGCCATGCTCGCTCTCAGCGCGCGGCCCCATGACGACCGGCTCGCGCTGGCGCGGCTCCTCATGGACCACGCCCTCGCCCGCCATCTCGCGGAGGTCTCCCCTGGCGACGCGTTGGAGCGAGGCCTCGCGCACGCGTCCACGGTGCTGAAGACACGCCCCGACGACCTCGAGGCGCGCGCACTGCACGCGGCCCTGGAACTCCTGCGCGCACGCGCCTACCCCACGCAGCTCCCGCTCGAGCAGGAGCAGGCCCGCGAGGCCCTGGAGCGCGCGCTCGTGGCACGCCCTCGGCTCGGACGGACCTGGGCCCCCCTGCTCACGGCATCACCGCGCTGA
- the rsgA gene encoding ribosome small subunit-dependent GTPase A, with translation MSLETFGWGPELAQAFSRVVESSPLPLVPGRVVRQARGLLTVQAAERTLLARTAGRLLHQSATAESLPTVGDWVTLQLPPGQGEGMLHAVLPRKSLLVRRDAGREREGQLIAANLDVVLLVAGLDGNFNPRRIERALTLAWTSGASPAVLLTKADLHDDADAVVEEVSALAPGVPVLALSSKTGEGLDAVRALIPEHRTGALLGSSGVGKSTLVNRLLGEARLATQEVRFDDDRGRHTTTHRELFRLPHGGLLIDGPGMRELGLLGEEEKAIEQTFADILELAEGCRFRDCTHQREPGCAVRVAVQSGALSEERLSSFEKLQKEKAFQARQSNAALQKDQRRFEKSRSLQGWETTRAKRRRD, from the coding sequence GTGTCTCTCGAAACTTTTGGTTGGGGCCCCGAGCTGGCCCAGGCTTTCTCCCGCGTCGTCGAATCCTCCCCACTTCCCCTCGTCCCCGGCCGCGTGGTGCGCCAGGCCCGAGGGCTCCTCACCGTTCAGGCCGCGGAGCGCACCCTGCTGGCGCGCACCGCCGGCCGGCTGCTCCACCAGTCCGCCACCGCCGAGTCCCTGCCCACCGTCGGAGACTGGGTGACGCTCCAACTGCCCCCGGGCCAGGGGGAGGGGATGCTCCACGCGGTGCTCCCCCGCAAGAGCCTCCTCGTGCGCCGCGATGCGGGACGGGAGCGGGAGGGGCAGCTCATCGCCGCCAACCTGGACGTGGTGCTGCTCGTCGCCGGGCTGGACGGGAACTTCAACCCCCGCCGCATCGAGCGCGCCCTCACCCTGGCCTGGACGAGCGGCGCCTCCCCGGCGGTGCTGCTCACCAAGGCGGACCTCCATGACGACGCGGACGCCGTCGTCGAGGAGGTCTCCGCGCTGGCCCCCGGCGTCCCCGTGCTCGCCCTGAGCTCCAAGACGGGCGAGGGGCTGGACGCCGTGCGGGCCCTCATCCCCGAGCACCGCACCGGCGCCCTGCTGGGCTCCTCCGGCGTGGGCAAGTCCACCCTCGTCAACCGCCTGCTGGGTGAGGCGCGCCTGGCCACGCAGGAGGTGCGCTTCGACGACGACCGGGGCCGCCACACCACCACCCACCGCGAGCTGTTCCGCCTCCCCCACGGCGGCCTGCTCATCGACGGCCCCGGCATGCGCGAGCTGGGGCTCCTGGGCGAGGAGGAGAAGGCCATCGAGCAGACCTTCGCCGACATCCTCGAGCTCGCCGAGGGCTGCCGCTTCCGCGACTGCACCCACCAGCGTGAGCCGGGCTGCGCCGTGCGCGTCGCCGTCCAGTCCGGGGCCCTCTCCGAGGAGCGCCTCTCGAGCTTCGAGAAGCTCCAGAAGGAGAAGGCCTTCCAGGCGCGCCAGTCCAATGCCGCGCTGCAGAAAGACCAACGGCGCTTCGAGAAGAGCCGCTCCCTGCAGGGTTGGGAGACCACTCGGGCCAAGCGCCGGCGGGACTGA
- a CDS encoding sensor histidine kinase, with amino-acid sequence MPHPTDSASSPPEASQDLTGVERALRESEEKYRTLYNNTPVMMHSIDREGRLVSVSDCWLATLGYTREEVLGHDSTEFLTAESARRAREDVLPDFLRTGFCKDVPYQVVKKDGTRLDVLLSAIMERDTTGACVRSLAVLLDVTERKRAQEALQQSEQQLRAILDNATSVFFLLDTQGRYIFVNRQWERMFHLTREEVAGKTARTIFPEDTAREFQALNRQVLEQRLPVVREERVPREDGVHTHITQKFPLLDASGVPYAVCGISTDITERKRLEESQRFLAEAGRELGTSLDYETTLQRVAELTVPRLGDVCIVFMPDGSHGLHPVAVAARSPEMAREVRELLETHPLLPDVTYGPVGVMASGRSECSPVPHGILRDGGLGSPRWRQVRAWGGKPSLSVPLQARGRGLGVLTLVSRQSGRAFGADEVALAEELGRRAGYAIDNAQLYRKSQEAIRVRDEFLSIASHELKTPLTSMKLRMQQMSALLSRPRTDSSLRAKLSGMLTVCESQLSRLSRLVEHLLDVSRIHESRLSLRLEDMDLSAVTRDVVGHLREQLEKAGCALELDIPESLPGRWDRLRLEQVLMNLLTNAVKYGAGQPIRLGLSAHHDERVWLSVEDHGMGIPRESQGRIFERFERAASPNYGGLGLGLFITRQIAQAHGGEVWVESEPGRGARFVVELPRWTQVSGPSTSRSTSANTPDAVTAAPAP; translated from the coding sequence ATGCCCCACCCGACCGACAGCGCGTCTTCCCCTCCCGAGGCGTCCCAGGACCTCACCGGCGTCGAGCGGGCCCTGCGCGAGAGCGAGGAGAAGTACCGCACGCTCTACAACAACACGCCGGTGATGATGCACTCCATCGACCGGGAGGGCCGGCTGGTGAGTGTTAGCGACTGCTGGCTGGCCACGCTGGGCTACACGCGCGAGGAGGTCCTCGGCCACGACTCCACGGAGTTCCTCACCGCGGAGTCGGCCCGCAGGGCGCGTGAGGACGTGCTGCCGGACTTCCTCAGAACGGGCTTCTGCAAGGACGTGCCCTACCAGGTGGTGAAGAAGGACGGGACGCGGCTGGACGTGCTGCTGTCCGCCATCATGGAGCGTGACACCACGGGCGCCTGCGTGCGCTCCCTGGCGGTGCTGTTGGACGTCACCGAGCGAAAGCGCGCGCAGGAGGCGCTGCAGCAGAGCGAGCAGCAGCTGCGCGCCATCCTGGACAACGCCACCTCCGTCTTCTTCCTGCTCGACACCCAAGGGCGCTACATCTTCGTGAACCGGCAGTGGGAGCGGATGTTCCACCTCACGCGCGAGGAGGTCGCCGGCAAGACGGCGCGCACCATCTTCCCGGAGGACACCGCGCGGGAGTTCCAGGCGCTGAACAGGCAGGTGCTGGAGCAGCGCCTGCCCGTCGTCCGCGAGGAGCGCGTCCCGAGGGAGGACGGCGTCCACACGCACATCACCCAGAAGTTCCCGCTGCTGGACGCGTCGGGCGTGCCCTACGCCGTCTGCGGCATCTCCACCGACATCACCGAGCGCAAGCGCCTGGAGGAGTCCCAGCGTTTCCTCGCGGAGGCGGGGCGGGAGCTGGGCACGTCGCTCGACTACGAGACGACGCTCCAGCGCGTCGCGGAGCTGACGGTGCCCCGCTTGGGGGACGTGTGCATCGTCTTCATGCCCGACGGCAGCCACGGGCTGCACCCGGTGGCGGTGGCGGCCCGCTCGCCCGAGATGGCGCGTGAGGTGCGGGAGCTGCTCGAGACCCATCCGCTCCTCCCCGACGTGACGTACGGCCCGGTGGGGGTCATGGCGTCGGGGCGCTCGGAGTGTTCGCCGGTGCCCCACGGAATCCTGCGCGACGGAGGGCTGGGCTCACCGCGCTGGCGCCAGGTGCGCGCGTGGGGCGGCAAGCCGTCGCTCAGCGTGCCCCTGCAGGCGCGCGGGCGCGGCCTGGGCGTGCTGACGCTCGTGTCCCGGCAGTCCGGGCGGGCCTTCGGCGCGGACGAGGTGGCGCTGGCGGAGGAGCTCGGGCGGCGCGCCGGGTACGCCATCGACAACGCGCAGCTCTACCGCAAGTCCCAGGAGGCCATCCGCGTGCGCGACGAGTTCCTCTCCATCGCCTCGCACGAACTGAAGACGCCGCTGACGTCCATGAAGCTGCGCATGCAGCAGATGAGCGCCCTGCTGTCGCGGCCCCGGACGGACTCGAGCCTGCGCGCGAAGCTGTCCGGCATGCTGACGGTGTGCGAGAGCCAGCTGTCGCGGCTGTCCCGGCTGGTGGAGCACCTGCTGGACGTCTCGCGCATCCACGAGTCGCGGCTGTCGCTGCGTCTGGAGGACATGGACCTGTCCGCCGTCACGCGCGACGTGGTGGGCCACCTGCGCGAGCAGCTGGAGAAGGCGGGCTGCGCGCTGGAGCTGGACATCCCCGAGTCCCTGCCGGGCCGGTGGGACCGGCTGCGGCTGGAGCAGGTGTTGATGAACCTGCTGACGAACGCGGTGAAGTACGGCGCGGGCCAGCCCATCCGGCTGGGGCTGTCCGCCCACCACGACGAGCGGGTGTGGCTGAGCGTGGAGGACCACGGGATGGGCATCCCCCGCGAGTCGCAGGGGCGCATCTTCGAGCGCTTCGAGCGCGCCGCCTCACCCAACTACGGCGGCCTGGGCCTGGGCCTCTTCATCACCCGTCAAATCGCCCAGGCCCATGGCGGAGAGGTGTGGGTGGAGAGCGAGCCGGGGCGGGGCGCCCGCTTCGTCGTCGAGCTGCCCCGCTGGACTCAAGTCAGCGGGCCCTCCACCAGCCGCAGCACGTCCGCCAACACGCCGGACGCCGTCACCGCCGCGCCCGCGCCGTAG